One window from the genome of Deltaproteobacteria bacterium encodes:
- a CDS encoding molybdenum cofactor biosynthesis protein MoaE: MFRVTDVPIDLARLVRAVADPRAGAVVTFLGTTRSENGGRRVVRLEYEAFTAMAEREMRALGKEAARRWPLRKVAAAHRVGVVPVGEASVAIAVSAAHRAEAFAACHWLIDRLKETVPIWKKEHFRGGVIWIGASQGTPARAARLRGRR, encoded by the coding sequence ATGTTCCGGGTGACCGACGTCCCGATCGACCTCGCACGGCTGGTCCGCGCCGTCGCCGACCCGCGCGCCGGCGCGGTGGTCACCTTCCTCGGGACGACACGCAGCGAGAACGGTGGGCGGCGGGTCGTGCGCCTGGAGTACGAGGCGTTCACGGCCATGGCGGAGCGCGAGATGCGCGCGCTCGGCAAGGAGGCCGCCCGACGCTGGCCGCTCCGCAAGGTCGCCGCAGCCCACCGGGTTGGCGTCGTGCCGGTCGGCGAGGCGAGCGTCGCCATCGCGGTCTCGGCGGCGCATCGTGCCGAGGCCTTCGCGGCGTGCCACTGGCTGATCGATCGCCTGAAGGAGACCGTGCCGATCTGGAAGAAGGAGCACTTCCGGGGCGGCGTGATCTGGATCGGCGCGTCGCAGGGGACGCCGGCGCGCGCGGCGCGGCTCCGGGGGCGGCGCTAG
- the miaB gene encoding tRNA (N6-isopentenyl adenosine(37)-C2)-methylthiotransferase MiaB, whose amino-acid sequence MARNLACGSNPGNGAARGLHGRGGARYGSGRVPTVYIETYGCQMNVADTELVLGHLAAHGYRQTAGPDGADVILLNTCAIREHAEERVIGRLGELARYKRRRPDVRLGVTGCMAQHLRERLRERAPHVDLLVGPDGYRRLPELLGAGDAHPHVALRLDPEETYADLPVAREAGVRAWVTVMRGCDRFCTFCIVPYVRGRERSLPGPVLLEQVRALAAAGVREVVFLGQTVNAYHDGAWDFAELVRRSAGVPGIVRIRFTSPHPSEMSERLIDAMAECDAVAPQLHLPVQSGSDRVLARMQRDYHVAEYEALVARLRARVPGIALSTDVIVGFPGEDEADFAATEALLRHVRYDSAFLFKYSPREGTRAFRWGDPVPDEEKARRLRRLVDLQETISAEINRGLVGTAVEVLVEGPARRPEGWMAGKSRDMKTVVFPGPAAPGELARVRVESATSHTLSGMIAAG is encoded by the coding sequence ATGGCCCGGAATCTAGCGTGCGGGTCGAACCCCGGCAATGGTGCCGCGCGCGGGTTGCACGGCCGGGGCGGCGCCCGATATGGATCTGGTCGCGTGCCGACCGTCTACATCGAGACCTACGGCTGCCAGATGAACGTCGCCGACACCGAGCTGGTGCTCGGCCATCTCGCGGCGCACGGCTACCGGCAGACCGCCGGCCCCGATGGGGCCGACGTGATCCTCCTGAACACCTGCGCCATCCGCGAGCACGCCGAGGAGCGCGTCATCGGCCGGCTCGGCGAGCTCGCGCGCTACAAGCGGCGCCGCCCCGACGTGCGGCTCGGGGTAACGGGCTGCATGGCGCAGCACCTCCGCGAGCGCCTGCGCGAGCGCGCCCCCCACGTCGACCTGCTGGTCGGGCCCGACGGCTATCGCCGCCTCCCCGAGCTGCTCGGCGCCGGCGATGCACACCCCCACGTCGCGCTCCGGCTCGACCCCGAGGAGACCTACGCCGACCTGCCCGTGGCGCGCGAGGCCGGCGTGCGGGCGTGGGTCACGGTGATGCGCGGCTGCGACCGGTTCTGCACGTTCTGCATCGTGCCGTACGTGCGCGGTCGCGAGCGGAGCCTCCCCGGCCCGGTGCTGCTCGAGCAGGTCCGGGCCCTCGCGGCCGCCGGAGTGCGCGAGGTCGTCTTCCTCGGCCAGACGGTCAACGCCTATCACGACGGCGCGTGGGACTTCGCCGAGCTCGTCCGCCGCAGCGCCGGCGTGCCGGGCATTGTCCGCATCCGGTTCACCTCACCCCATCCCTCGGAGATGAGCGAGCGGCTGATCGACGCGATGGCCGAGTGCGACGCGGTCGCGCCGCAGCTGCATCTCCCCGTGCAGTCGGGCTCCGATCGCGTGCTCGCGCGCATGCAGCGCGACTATCACGTCGCCGAGTACGAGGCGCTGGTCGCTCGGCTGCGGGCGCGCGTGCCGGGCATCGCGCTCTCGACCGACGTCATCGTCGGCTTCCCGGGCGAGGACGAGGCGGACTTCGCGGCCACCGAGGCGCTGCTGCGGCACGTGCGCTACGACTCGGCCTTCCTCTTCAAGTACTCGCCGCGCGAGGGCACCCGCGCCTTCCGCTGGGGCGATCCAGTGCCCGACGAGGAGAAGGCGCGGCGTCTGCGGCGTCTCGTCGACCTCCAGGAGACGATCTCGGCCGAGATCAACCGCGGCCTGGTCGGCACGGCGGTGGAGGTGCTGGTCGAGGGGCCGGCGCGGCGTCCCGAGGGGTGGATGGCAGGGAAGAGCCGCGACATGAAGACGGTGGTCTTCCCCGGCCCCGCCGCGCCCGGGGAGCTCGCCCGCGTGCGGGTGGAGTCGGCGACCTCTCACACGCTCTCCGGCATGATCGCCGCGGGCTAG